Proteins encoded together in one Micromonospora kangleipakensis window:
- a CDS encoding cyclic-phosphate processing receiver domain-containing protein, protein MDGSKLRRIVLVDDLRSFVDGRDAAVARSSAAGVALLERHRDERLDELWLDHDLGEADTIWPVVEVLERAAFEGRPFDIGVVHVHSANPAGAGKMAQALQRWGYRVRIASGSAAVGYLNE, encoded by the coding sequence GTGGACGGCAGCAAGCTTCGGCGAATCGTTCTGGTAGACGACCTGCGCTCCTTCGTTGATGGCCGTGATGCCGCGGTGGCACGCAGCAGCGCCGCCGGGGTCGCCCTCCTCGAACGCCACCGCGACGAGCGGCTGGACGAGCTGTGGCTCGATCACGACCTCGGTGAGGCCGACACGATCTGGCCGGTTGTGGAGGTGTTGGAGCGTGCGGCCTTCGAAGGGCGTCCGTTCGACATCGGCGTCGTCCATGTCCACTCCGCCAACCCGGCCGGCGCGGGCAAGATGGCTCAGGCTCTGCAACGTTGGGGCTACCGCGTCCGGATCGCATCCGGCTCCGCGGCAGTCGGCTATCTGAACGAGTAA